GCGCAGCCAGAAGCCGCCCGGCGCTGGGGCGTGTTGACGGTCCCGACGACTTTCGTGCTTGATCGCCGTGGTTGCCCGCAGGAGGTCAACTACGGTGTGGCCGGTGTGGAGAAGCTCAAGCAGCAATTGCTGCGGGCAGGCTAGGGCCTGTTCCTGGAAGGATGGACACGCATGGTAGTCATTCCTGAACGCATTGATCCAGCCTCAGTCGTCCTGAGCCATGATGAGATCCGGCGCTACAGCCGCCACCTGATCCTGCCGGAAGTGGGTGTGGAAGGGCAAAAACGGCTGAAGGCGGCCAGTGTACTGCTGATCGGGACGGGCGGCTTGGGCAGTCCACTGGCATTATATCTGGCTGCCGCCGGTGTAGGGCGGATCGGGCTGGTGGATTATGACGTGGTTGACGAGAGCAATTTGCAGCGCCAGGTCATCCATGGCACCAATGATGTCGGGCGGTCCAAGCTCGATTCGGCGGCGGAGACGATCGCCGACCTCAACCCGTTTGTGGCCATCGATCGCTACAATGTCCCGCTGAGCAGCGCCAACGCTCTGGATATCCTGGCCGGTTACGATGTGATCATTGACGGCACGGATAACTTCCCAACCCGCTATCTGGTCAACGATGCCTGTGTGCTGCTGGGCAAGCCCAATGTCTACGGCAGCGTCTTTCGCTTTGAAGGTCAGGTCAGCGTGTTCTACGCCAGGGAAGGCCCCTGCTATCGCTGCCTGTTTCCCGCCCCGCCGCCGCCCGGTTTGGTGCCAAGCTGCGCTGATGGCGGCGTGCTGGGCGTCCTGCCGGGTACGATCGGGACTCTACAGGCCACCGAAGCGATCAAGCTGATCA
This sequence is a window from Anaerolineae bacterium. Protein-coding genes within it:
- the moeB gene encoding molybdopterin-synthase adenylyltransferase MoeB; translation: MVVIPERIDPASVVLSHDEIRRYSRHLILPEVGVEGQKRLKAASVLLIGTGGLGSPLALYLAAAGVGRIGLVDYDVVDESNLQRQVIHGTNDVGRSKLDSAAETIADLNPFVAIDRYNVPLSSANALDILAGYDVIIDGTDNFPTRYLVNDACVLLGKPNVYGSVFRFEGQVSVFYAREGPCYRCLFPAPPPPGLVPSCADGGVLGVLPGTIGTLQATEAIKLITGIGQPLIGRLLLYDALEMSFETIRLRKNPACPVCGPNPIVTELIDYEAFCGVPAHDRSTFSGEGAPVRAITVDEVKARLDAGDNLLILDVREPQEWAISAIPGTLRIPKGEVLSRLEELPADRDIVVHCRTGIRSADVIRMLQERGYTRLYNMAGGINAWARRIDPTLPVY